One Synechococcus sp. JA-2-3B'a(2-13) genomic window carries:
- a CDS encoding cation:proton antiporter gives MLAVEAAAPLEPEGAANLLPLILAAVLMALVVIYLASRIAGEIAVRLGFPPVLGELLGGVTVGTSALGLLVFPEGQVSGQELHTLAQSSALMQFLQATAGLDEGSLVQVFSSQSQIIDILSEIGVIVLLFEIGLESDLAELLRVGPQAAAVAVIGVAVPFLAGTLGLLYLFHVPVIPAIFAGAALTATSIGITARVLAELQKLTSPEGQVIIGAAVLDDVLGIIILAVVAGLAKNGEVNLSDIGIIILSAIVFLVGSIVLGRLLSPYFVALLNSLKTRGNPLLPALVLAFLLAYVGQIIHLEAILGAFAAGLILAETEKRQELEEQIKPISDLLVPIFFVCVGAKTNLAVLNPTLPVNREGLIIAVFLIGVAIVGKLAAGLGAFGKPGINRYAIGVGMIPRGEVGLVFAGVGAASGVLSDALDVSIIVMVIATTFVAPLWLRGVLIGEANSPSLLDLQAEASEQDRKDSTDETASSLPDSERVGIPEG, from the coding sequence TTGCTTGCTGTTGAAGCCGCTGCCCCCCTTGAACCGGAAGGGGCTGCCAATCTTTTACCCCTGATCTTGGCGGCGGTGCTGATGGCTCTGGTGGTCATCTATCTGGCCAGCCGTATTGCCGGAGAAATCGCCGTTCGCCTCGGCTTTCCGCCGGTGCTGGGAGAATTGCTGGGGGGCGTTACGGTGGGAACCTCCGCTCTGGGGTTGCTTGTCTTCCCAGAAGGACAAGTTTCCGGCCAAGAGCTGCACACCTTGGCTCAATCCTCAGCACTGATGCAATTTCTGCAAGCCACTGCCGGACTCGACGAGGGATCCCTGGTACAGGTGTTCTCCTCCCAAAGCCAGATCATCGACATCCTCTCCGAGATCGGGGTGATCGTCCTTTTGTTTGAAATCGGCCTCGAGTCGGATCTGGCCGAGCTGTTGCGGGTCGGCCCTCAAGCCGCAGCCGTAGCCGTCATCGGGGTCGCTGTGCCTTTCCTGGCCGGAACCCTGGGCTTGCTCTACCTGTTTCATGTGCCCGTTATCCCCGCCATATTTGCCGGCGCTGCCCTCACAGCAACCAGCATCGGCATCACCGCCCGCGTCTTGGCCGAGCTGCAAAAACTCACCTCCCCAGAGGGGCAAGTGATCATTGGTGCCGCCGTCTTGGATGACGTGTTGGGCATCATCATCTTGGCCGTGGTGGCGGGCTTGGCCAAAAACGGAGAAGTCAACCTTTCCGATATCGGCATCATCATCCTCAGTGCCATCGTCTTCTTGGTCGGCTCCATTGTTTTGGGGCGCCTTCTCAGCCCCTACTTTGTTGCCCTTCTCAACAGCCTGAAGACCCGAGGTAACCCCCTTCTGCCCGCCCTTGTGCTGGCCTTTCTGCTGGCTTATGTAGGGCAAATCATTCATCTAGAAGCGATTTTGGGCGCTTTTGCCGCTGGCCTGATCTTGGCCGAAACCGAGAAACGGCAAGAGCTGGAAGAACAGATCAAGCCCATTTCCGACCTACTGGTGCCCATCTTCTTCGTCTGCGTCGGGGCCAAAACCAACCTTGCCGTACTCAACCCCACCCTCCCCGTCAACCGAGAGGGGCTGATCATTGCCGTCTTCTTGATCGGAGTTGCCATTGTGGGCAAGCTAGCAGCGGGCTTGGGGGCCTTTGGCAAGCCGGGCATCAACCGCTACGCCATCGGGGTGGGCATGATTCCCCGGGGTGAGGTGGGCCTGGTGTTTGCCGGTGTGGGGGCCGCCAGTGGGGTTCTCTCCGATGCCCTCGATGTCAGCATCATCGTCATGGTGATTGCCACCACCTTTGTCGCTCCCCTCTGGCTGCGGGGAGTGTTGATTGGGGAAGCCAACTCCCCCTCCCTCCTGGACTTGCAGGCAGAAGCGTCAGAGCAAGACCGCAAAGACAGCACCGACGAGACCGCGTCATCGCTCCCAGACTCAGAACGGGTGGGCATCCCCGAGGGTTAA
- a CDS encoding low-complexity tail membrane protein gives MRSHWQEPFLWIHAAGILLFPLWVGLTLIGLATGDPLLPVGAEQAWVAVVGIGPVFAMQWRKPFDIFSVWVASVPPEELTLEQRRILAAFLSPEHKILTLLAAILMLEVGERLYDFAPLFAPLTPGNGTRLAGLAIAAFGFWGSNLFLQIPIATIRVLLLSEPELAQMDPVPVEEIESRFSVIGNRRSPLLQRLLRRISGQDSEGTSKDQKDKVKNRATENPQPESEKRDPSGEVAMPAPETPPDPT, from the coding sequence ATGCGCAGCCATTGGCAGGAACCTTTCCTCTGGATCCATGCCGCCGGCATCCTCCTCTTCCCCTTGTGGGTGGGGCTGACCCTGATCGGGCTGGCCACAGGGGATCCCCTCCTGCCGGTGGGGGCGGAGCAGGCTTGGGTGGCCGTGGTGGGCATTGGGCCGGTCTTTGCTATGCAGTGGCGCAAACCGTTTGACATCTTTAGCGTGTGGGTGGCTTCTGTCCCCCCAGAAGAACTCACCCTCGAGCAGCGCCGCATCTTGGCCGCCTTCCTCAGCCCCGAACATAAGATTTTGACGCTGTTGGCGGCAATCCTGATGCTGGAAGTCGGTGAGCGCCTCTACGACTTTGCCCCCCTCTTTGCCCCGCTCACCCCTGGCAACGGCACCCGTCTGGCAGGCCTAGCCATAGCTGCCTTTGGGTTTTGGGGATCCAACCTATTCTTGCAGATCCCCATTGCAACGATACGGGTACTCCTCCTCAGCGAGCCGGAGCTGGCCCAAATGGATCCCGTCCCCGTCGAGGAGATTGAAAGCCGCTTCTCCGTCATCGGCAATCGCCGCAGCCCACTCCTGCAACGGCTGTTGCGCCGCATCTCCGGCCAAGATTCAGAAGGCACCTCGAAAGACCAAAAAGACAAGGTTAAAAACAGAGCGACAGAAAACCCCCAGCCGGAATCCGAGAAGCGGGATCCCTCTGGGGAAGTTGCCATGCCGGCCCCTGAAACTCCCCCCGATCCCACCTAA
- the pth gene encoding aminoacyl-tRNA hydrolase gives MTQVKPKEVDEISLQLVVGLGNPGPQYANTRHNCGFMVVDRLAQRWGIPLVLEKRFQGSYGEGFALGGKRRLLKPETYMNRSGQSVRAVLDWYKLDLASVLVVYDDMDLPLGRLRLRGSGSAGGHNGMKSIIQHLGSEAFPRLRLGVGKPKGSQDVVGHVLGGFAPAEQEVLERVLDVAVEAVECCWQEGLRTAMNRFNPLDLSGPSSDLDGSNPAPGHGEASS, from the coding sequence GTGACCCAGGTCAAGCCCAAGGAGGTAGATGAGATTTCCCTGCAGCTTGTTGTGGGCTTGGGCAATCCCGGCCCTCAATACGCCAATACTCGCCACAATTGCGGCTTTATGGTGGTGGATCGGCTGGCGCAGCGCTGGGGGATCCCGTTGGTTTTGGAGAAGCGATTCCAAGGTAGCTACGGAGAAGGGTTTGCCCTGGGAGGAAAGCGACGCTTGCTCAAGCCGGAAACCTACATGAACCGTTCCGGCCAATCGGTGCGGGCGGTGCTGGATTGGTACAAGTTAGATCTCGCCTCTGTGCTGGTGGTGTACGACGATATGGATCTGCCGCTGGGTCGTCTGCGCCTGCGGGGATCCGGTTCTGCCGGTGGGCACAACGGCATGAAGTCCATCATTCAGCACTTGGGGAGCGAGGCGTTTCCACGGCTGCGTTTGGGGGTGGGCAAACCCAAGGGCAGCCAAGATGTAGTCGGGCATGTGTTGGGTGGATTCGCCCCTGCAGAACAAGAGGTGCTGGAGCGGGTGTTGGATGTGGCGGTAGAGGCCGTGGAGTGCTGCTGGCAAGAGGGACTGAGGACAGCCATGAACCGCTTTAATCCTCTGGATCTGTCTGGGCCATCGTCCGATTTGGATGGATCCAACCCTGCACCGGGCCATGGCGAGGCTTCCTCCTGA
- a CDS encoding HD domain-containing phosphohydrolase, producing MSLPTPFGLHPSTTEFEASDALRLSQRLIQVGIALSSETDLGRLLELIVAQARELTHCDGASLFVREGEELRFFVVNRHEELRDLRLPLSPSSIVGYVVLTGESLNLPDVYHLPADQPYAFNPQVDRQTGYRTRSLLTVPMRDPSGKILGALQLLNRLKPDHPTPLAPDQVAEWSQPFSELEVSVAEALASQAAVAYQNVQLREELKSAHFETIFCLSVAAEYRDQDTSFHLKRMSNYSRIIAKQLGLSSHEQELIFYASPMHDVGKIGIPDAILQKPGRLTPEERQIMNRHPEIGYEILSKSDSELMKKSAIIALTHHEKFDGSGYPRGLKGEGIPLEGRIVALADVFDALASRRPYKEAWALNEVFQFVEDNRGSHFDPQVVAAFNRGRSEILEIYHRYQETR from the coding sequence ATGAGCCTGCCCACCCCCTTCGGTCTTCACCCCAGCACAACCGAATTCGAGGCCTCGGATGCCCTGCGCCTCAGCCAGCGTCTGATTCAAGTGGGGATCGCCCTCTCCTCAGAAACAGATCTGGGGCGGCTGCTGGAGTTGATCGTTGCTCAAGCCCGAGAACTGACCCACTGTGATGGGGCCAGCCTCTTTGTCCGAGAGGGAGAAGAATTGCGGTTTTTCGTGGTCAACCGCCATGAGGAGCTGCGGGATCTGCGCCTGCCCCTCAGCCCTTCCAGCATTGTGGGCTATGTGGTGCTCACCGGGGAGAGCCTGAATCTGCCAGATGTCTACCACCTGCCCGCCGATCAGCCCTATGCTTTTAACCCACAGGTGGATCGGCAAACCGGCTATCGCACCCGCTCCTTGCTCACTGTGCCCATGCGGGATCCCTCAGGAAAGATCCTCGGCGCCCTACAACTGTTGAACCGCCTAAAGCCGGATCACCCCACCCCCCTAGCTCCTGACCAAGTGGCCGAGTGGAGCCAACCTTTTTCTGAGCTGGAAGTTAGCGTGGCAGAAGCCCTAGCCTCCCAGGCGGCGGTTGCCTATCAAAACGTCCAATTGCGGGAAGAACTCAAATCTGCCCACTTCGAGACCATCTTCTGTCTGTCTGTGGCCGCAGAATACCGAGATCAAGATACCTCTTTTCACCTGAAGCGGATGAGCAACTACTCCCGCATCATCGCCAAACAGTTGGGCCTCTCCAGCCATGAGCAAGAGCTGATCTTCTACGCCAGTCCCATGCACGATGTGGGCAAAATCGGGATCCCGGATGCCATCTTGCAAAAGCCGGGGCGTCTGACCCCAGAAGAGCGGCAGATCATGAACCGCCACCCTGAGATTGGTTATGAGATCCTCAGCAAGTCCGACTCCGAGCTGATGAAAAAGAGCGCCATCATCGCTCTGACCCACCACGAGAAGTTCGACGGCAGTGGGTATCCGCGCGGCCTCAAAGGAGAAGGGATCCCTCTAGAAGGGCGGATTGTGGCCTTAGCCGATGTATTCGATGCCTTGGCCAGCCGTCGCCCCTACAAAGAAGCCTGGGCTTTGAATGAGGTCTTTCAGTTTGTAGAGGACAACAGAGGCAGCCATTTCGATCCGCAAGTGGTGGCCGCCTTTAACCGAGGACGCAGCGAAATTCTGGAAATCTACCACCGCTATC
- a CDS encoding FHA domain-containing protein, with the protein MATGAQSSPSQLWHVLVIDDEQGRRAVALSAATYSIGRDPSNAIVIDSAAVSRQHALLLRLPHKDGQYTYRLLDGNIEGKRSTNGVSVNGQRCLSWDLKDGDQILLGNQVRMQYCIRQLSDEDFQRYLQSVSFRSVKAEVVDRRSTTMQRFDPPSMQAILPQEETTERIDVKPQRRNPLRLLFQTLWGRLRGKLR; encoded by the coding sequence ATGGCTACCGGCGCACAGTCTTCCCCCTCCCAACTCTGGCATGTGTTGGTGATCGATGATGAGCAGGGACGGCGGGCTGTGGCCCTCAGTGCTGCCACCTATTCCATCGGCAGGGATCCCAGCAATGCGATTGTCATCGATTCGGCGGCGGTTTCCCGGCAACACGCGCTGCTGCTGCGGCTACCCCACAAAGATGGCCAATATACCTACCGGCTGCTGGACGGCAATATCGAGGGCAAGCGCAGCACCAACGGCGTCTCGGTGAATGGGCAGAGATGTTTGAGCTGGGATCTCAAGGATGGGGATCAGATCCTGTTGGGGAATCAGGTGCGGATGCAGTACTGCATTCGCCAGTTGTCAGACGAAGATTTTCAGCGGTATCTCCAGTCTGTAAGCTTTCGCAGCGTGAAGGCGGAGGTGGTGGATCGACGCTCCACAACCATGCAGCGGTTTGATCCGCCCTCGATGCAGGCAATTTTGCCCCAAGAGGAGACGACGGAGAGAATTGACGTGAAGCCTCAACGCCGCAATCCGCTGCGGCTGCTGTTCCAGACCCTCTGGGGGCGTTTGAGGGGGAAGCTGAGATAA
- a CDS encoding NAD(P)H dehydrogenase subunit NdhS: MNTTPTPTLLEALPPIYPGVAVRVINPNDTYYCFEGQVQRVTDNHAAVLFEGGNWDKLVTFRLTELEVVDKSRP; this comes from the coding sequence GTGAACACGACTCCAACCCCAACCCTCCTCGAAGCCCTTCCCCCGATCTACCCCGGCGTTGCCGTGCGGGTCATCAACCCCAACGACACCTACTACTGCTTTGAGGGCCAGGTACAGCGGGTTACCGACAACCATGCCGCTGTCCTCTTTGAAGGCGGCAACTGGGACAAATTAGTCACCTTCCGCCTCACAGAATTGGAAGTGGTGGACAAATCCCGCCCCTAG
- a CDS encoding DUF2949 domain-containing protein, with protein sequence MEPTLPDLQALSQWDRQFCQFAEQQQLLKPKQLALALKIQRQQHGPLALILWQLGFVGLQHLAQFWEKMPSEAESELLEDRACGG encoded by the coding sequence ATGGAACCGACCCTGCCGGATTTACAAGCCCTTAGCCAATGGGATCGACAGTTCTGCCAGTTTGCTGAGCAGCAACAGCTCCTCAAGCCCAAACAACTGGCTCTGGCCCTGAAGATCCAACGGCAGCAGCACGGCCCTCTAGCCTTGATCCTCTGGCAGTTGGGCTTTGTGGGCCTGCAACACCTGGCTCAGTTCTGGGAAAAAATGCCCAGCGAAGCCGAGTCCGAACTGCTCGAGGACAGGGCCTGCGGTGGATGA